A region from the Phycisphaerales bacterium genome encodes:
- a CDS encoding multicopper oxidase family protein, whose product MPSLFSWSSAIRANTLALALAVTLTTPALADSVVLTPTKDATLIEDAQGDFANGGEDGFQVGHTNQGGAGEGIRRGILAFNLSSIPAGSTINSVTLKLTAIQNNASGNFNITLHKVLADWGEGTSTGGTGGGSGGAPTTNSVTWIHRFFSGTNWSTAGGQFTAGSSATLSVGATGAYTWSSAGMITDVSNWVNNSSTNFGWIVRGNETTLGSTKKFASRTFATTASRPTLTVDFTPPTGACCLVDGTCVVVTQASCNSQSGTYQGNNTSCSPNPCPPPTGACCLPNQTCVVLEPADCTTQGGTYQGHGTSCSPSPCIATITDTFGALQDTTIYENATGNSNGAGEFIITGTTGSIFTELLSRNGLIKFDLSSIPSNATVISATLTLRLLETNDSASRGVSIYRVTQSWGEAGSNAVGDEYTGAAAQITDANWTVRSFPFTAWSTPGGAFATPASATTTVSTILNTFHDFTGSQVAANVQQWIQNPSQNHGWIILSSNALGGNALRGFGSRNNPTRGNQPVLEVQYQVIPATGACCFPDGSCQVNTQVGCSSAGGFYNGDNTNCSPNLCPQPTGSCCLPSGFCVTVTAANCLASNGTYNGDNTLCADANCPIILTPYIDALPIPGTAVPTTGSAGGAAHYDIDIVETTHRFHSELSGDAWVWAYDGKYPGDTIEAFKGQTVTVNWFNNLRNEDNSLKTQHRLNVDTCLHGPDVTGNVPVTVVHLHGAKVASESDGDPDTAFPPGTGAPLYTYPNNQPACTMWYHDHALGITRLNVYMGLAGFYLLRDTESNALNLPQGHNDIPLVIQDRSFHPTGQLKYNTDLQEDFFGEFVCVNGKVWPFLDVRKGKYRFRLLNGSNSRTYTLALSNNATFHLIATDLGMTSTPVPLTSITLSPAERAEIVVDFAPYSTGTTIEFVNSAVAPFPNGTPGSEVPQVMQFRVTNSPGDTDALPATLVPVTPMNINPGTIERSLELRNFADAHCPGHDDGTWMINGLLWDDITEFPRENATEIWSWVNRSPFTHPMHMHLVRFQILDRQAFTIVSNVVVPTGPLIPPSPSETGWKDTVQASPNMITRVAARFEGFTGLFPYHCHILEHEDHEMMRQFRVVCVADFDDGSGTGQPDGGVTIDDLLYYLNAFNAGTLNADVDDGTATGNPDGGVTIDDLLYYLNRFNAGC is encoded by the coding sequence ATGCCCTCGCTCTTCTCGTGGTCCAGCGCCATCCGTGCGAACACTCTCGCCCTGGCCCTCGCCGTCACGCTCACCACACCCGCGCTCGCCGACTCCGTCGTCCTCACCCCAACCAAGGACGCCACACTCATCGAGGACGCACAAGGCGACTTCGCCAACGGCGGCGAGGACGGCTTCCAAGTCGGCCACACCAACCAGGGCGGCGCGGGTGAGGGCATCCGACGCGGCATCCTCGCCTTCAACCTCTCCTCCATCCCCGCAGGCTCCACCATCAACAGTGTCACGCTCAAACTGACCGCCATCCAGAACAACGCCAGCGGCAACTTCAACATCACCCTCCACAAAGTCCTCGCCGATTGGGGCGAAGGAACCTCCACCGGCGGCACCGGCGGCGGCTCCGGCGGCGCGCCCACCACCAACTCCGTCACCTGGATCCACCGCTTCTTCTCCGGCACCAACTGGTCCACCGCCGGCGGCCAGTTCACCGCCGGCTCCAGCGCCACCCTCTCCGTCGGCGCCACGGGCGCCTACACCTGGTCCAGCGCCGGCATGATCACCGACGTCTCCAACTGGGTGAACAACTCCTCCACCAACTTCGGCTGGATCGTCCGAGGCAACGAGACCACCCTCGGCAGCACCAAGAAGTTCGCCTCCCGAACCTTTGCCACAACCGCCAGCCGCCCGACGCTGACCGTCGATTTCACTCCGCCCACCGGCGCCTGCTGCCTCGTCGACGGCACCTGTGTCGTCGTCACCCAGGCCTCGTGCAACTCCCAGAGCGGCACCTACCAAGGCAACAACACCTCCTGCTCACCCAACCCCTGTCCACCGCCGACGGGCGCCTGCTGCCTCCCCAACCAAACCTGCGTCGTCCTCGAGCCCGCCGACTGCACGACTCAAGGCGGCACCTACCAAGGCCACGGCACTTCCTGTTCTCCCTCCCCCTGCATCGCCACCATCACCGACACCTTCGGCGCCCTCCAGGATACCACGATCTACGAGAACGCCACCGGCAACTCCAATGGCGCTGGAGAGTTCATTATCACCGGAACCACAGGCTCCATCTTCACCGAACTCCTCAGCCGCAACGGCCTCATCAAGTTCGATCTCTCCTCCATCCCCTCCAACGCCACCGTCATCAGCGCCACGCTCACCCTGCGCCTTCTCGAGACCAACGACTCCGCCTCGCGCGGCGTTTCCATCTACCGCGTCACCCAATCCTGGGGTGAGGCCGGGTCCAACGCGGTCGGTGACGAATACACCGGTGCCGCCGCACAGATCACCGATGCCAACTGGACCGTGAGAAGTTTCCCCTTCACCGCCTGGTCCACTCCCGGCGGCGCCTTCGCCACACCCGCCAGCGCGACCACCACCGTCTCCACCATCCTCAACACCTTCCACGACTTCACAGGATCCCAAGTAGCCGCCAACGTCCAGCAATGGATCCAGAACCCAAGCCAGAACCACGGGTGGATCATCCTCTCCTCCAACGCCCTCGGCGGCAACGCTCTCCGCGGCTTCGGCTCCAGGAACAACCCAACCCGCGGCAATCAACCCGTCCTCGAAGTCCAGTACCAGGTCATCCCCGCTACTGGCGCCTGCTGCTTCCCCGACGGCTCTTGCCAGGTCAACACCCAGGTCGGCTGCAGCTCCGCCGGCGGCTTCTACAACGGCGACAACACAAACTGCTCCCCCAATCTCTGCCCCCAACCCACCGGCTCCTGCTGCCTTCCCAGTGGCTTCTGTGTCACCGTCACCGCCGCCAACTGCCTCGCCTCCAACGGCACCTACAACGGCGACAACACCCTCTGCGCCGACGCCAACTGCCCCATCATCCTCACGCCCTACATTGACGCCCTCCCCATCCCAGGCACCGCCGTCCCCACCACAGGCTCCGCCGGCGGCGCCGCCCACTACGACATCGACATCGTCGAGACCACCCACCGCTTCCACTCCGAGCTCTCCGGCGACGCCTGGGTCTGGGCCTACGACGGCAAGTACCCCGGCGACACCATCGAGGCCTTCAAGGGCCAAACCGTCACCGTCAACTGGTTCAACAACCTCCGAAACGAGGACAACTCCCTCAAGACCCAGCACCGACTCAACGTCGACACCTGCCTCCACGGGCCCGACGTCACCGGCAACGTCCCCGTCACCGTCGTCCACCTCCACGGCGCCAAGGTCGCCAGCGAGTCCGACGGCGACCCCGACACCGCCTTCCCCCCGGGCACCGGCGCACCCCTCTACACCTACCCGAACAACCAGCCCGCCTGCACCATGTGGTACCACGACCACGCCCTCGGCATCACGCGACTCAACGTCTACATGGGCCTCGCCGGGTTCTATCTCCTCCGAGACACCGAGAGCAACGCCCTCAATCTCCCCCAGGGACACAACGACATCCCCCTGGTCATCCAGGACCGCTCCTTCCACCCCACGGGCCAACTCAAGTACAACACCGATCTCCAGGAAGACTTCTTCGGCGAGTTCGTCTGCGTCAACGGCAAGGTCTGGCCTTTCCTCGATGTCCGTAAGGGCAAGTACCGCTTCCGCCTCTTGAACGGCAGCAACTCACGCACCTACACCCTCGCCCTCTCCAACAACGCCACCTTCCACCTCATCGCCACAGACCTGGGCATGACCTCCACCCCCGTCCCCCTCACCTCCATCACCCTTTCTCCCGCCGAGCGCGCCGAGATCGTCGTCGACTTCGCCCCCTACTCCACCGGCACCACCATCGAGTTCGTCAACTCCGCCGTCGCCCCCTTCCCCAACGGCACGCCCGGCAGCGAAGTCCCCCAGGTCATGCAGTTCCGCGTCACCAACTCCCCCGGCGACACCGACGCCCTCCCCGCAACCCTCGTCCCCGTCACCCCCATGAACATCAATCCGGGCACGATCGAACGCTCCCTCGAACTCCGAAACTTCGCCGACGCCCACTGCCCAGGCCACGACGACGGCACCTGGATGATCAACGGCCTCCTCTGGGACGACATCACCGAGTTCCCGCGCGAGAACGCCACGGAAATCTGGTCCTGGGTCAACCGCTCACCCTTCACCCATCCCATGCACATGCACCTCGTCCGCTTCCAGATCCTCGATCGCCAGGCCTTCACCATCGTCAGCAACGTCGTCGTCCCCACCGGCCCGCTCATCCCGCCCTCCCCGTCCGAGACCGGCTGGAAGGACACCGTCCAGGCCTCGCCCAACATGATCACCCGCGTCGCCGCCCGCTTCGAGGGCTTCACGGGTCTCTTCCCCTACCACTGCCACATCCTGGAGCACGAGGACCACGAGATGATGCGGCAGTTCCGCGTCGTCTGCGTCGCCGACTTCGACGACGGCAGCGGCACAGGCCAACCAGACGGCGGCGTCACCATCGACGACCTGCTGTACTACCTCAACGCCTTCAACGCCGGAACCCTCAACGCCGACGTCGACGACGGCACCGCCACAGGAAACCCCGACGGCGGCGTCACCATCGACGACCTCCTCTACTACCTCAACCGCTTCAACGCGGGGTGCTGA
- a CDS encoding aldehyde dehydrogenase family protein translates to MSTRLEVHKTCKLYINGQFPRSESGRTTPAHAADGSLIAHVSLASRKDLRDAVEHARAAQPKWAAATAYNRGQILYRLAEMIEARANEFEHELALYQKPAKPAAKSAKSKSSTPRLSPAHEVAASIDRLVHYAGWADKHAQILGGQNPVASPHYNFTVPDPTGVVAILCPNSPPLLAIVSLLAPVLCPGNTAILVPSQSAPTIATIFAEACATSDIPPGVVNILTADHSELIPHIASHRDIDAVHAACDSLDHAAALRAGAAENLKRVKIRQNTDWITAQGVSWIEPFVEMKTIWHPASV, encoded by the coding sequence ATGTCCACCAGGCTCGAAGTCCATAAGACTTGCAAACTCTACATCAATGGCCAGTTCCCCCGGAGCGAATCAGGCCGCACCACTCCCGCCCATGCCGCCGATGGCTCCCTCATCGCCCACGTCTCCCTCGCCTCGCGCAAAGACCTCCGAGACGCCGTCGAGCACGCCCGCGCCGCCCAACCCAAATGGGCCGCCGCCACAGCCTACAACCGTGGCCAGATCCTCTACCGCCTTGCCGAGATGATCGAGGCCCGCGCCAACGAGTTCGAGCACGAACTCGCTCTGTACCAGAAACCAGCAAAGCCTGCAGCGAAATCCGCCAAGTCCAAATCGTCCACGCCGCGCCTCTCGCCCGCCCACGAGGTCGCCGCCTCCATCGACCGCCTCGTCCACTACGCCGGCTGGGCGGACAAGCACGCCCAGATCCTCGGCGGCCAGAACCCCGTCGCCAGCCCCCACTACAACTTCACCGTTCCCGACCCCACTGGCGTCGTCGCCATCCTCTGCCCCAACTCGCCACCACTCCTCGCCATCGTTTCACTCCTCGCCCCTGTGCTCTGCCCGGGCAACACCGCGATCCTTGTCCCCAGCCAATCCGCCCCAACCATCGCCACCATCTTCGCTGAAGCCTGCGCCACCAGCGACATCCCGCCCGGCGTTGTAAATATTCTCACCGCCGATCACAGCGAACTCATCCCCCACATCGCCTCGCACCGCGACATCGACGCCGTCCACGCCGCTTGCGACTCTCTTGACCACGCTGCCGCCCTCCGCGCCGGTGCCGCCGAGAATCTCAAACGCGTCAAGATCCGCCAGAACACCGACTGGATAACGGCCCAGGGGGTCTCCTGGATCGAGCCCTTCGTCGAAATGAAAACCATCTGGCACCCGGCCTCGGTCTAA
- a CDS encoding class IV adenylate cyclase, whose product MHNVEFKAELRDPGLARSICHALKATWIADLVQTDTYFRTPTGRLKRRETIGEETEYIFYERPNLARPKLSHFAIYSEQQALERFGTQPLPIWVAVKKRRSLWMIGNSRIHLDAVENLGNFLEFECLVSREHNLARCHDAITELRKAFQPVMGEVIDCSYSDLLARQSEHAHEESPDSPYTW is encoded by the coding sequence ATGCACAACGTCGAGTTCAAAGCCGAACTCCGAGACCCGGGCCTCGCCCGGTCCATTTGCCACGCCCTCAAGGCCACCTGGATCGCCGACCTCGTCCAGACCGACACCTATTTCCGCACGCCCACAGGCCGGCTCAAACGCCGCGAGACCATCGGCGAAGAGACCGAATACATCTTCTACGAACGTCCCAACCTCGCCAGGCCCAAACTCAGCCACTTCGCCATCTACTCCGAGCAGCAGGCCCTCGAACGCTTCGGCACGCAACCCCTCCCCATCTGGGTCGCCGTCAAGAAACGACGATCGCTCTGGATGATCGGGAACTCCCGAATCCACCTCGACGCCGTCGAGAACCTCGGCAACTTCCTCGAGTTCGAGTGCCTCGTGAGTCGCGAGCACAACCTCGCCCGCTGCCACGACGCCATCACCGAACTCCGCAAGGCCTTCCAGCCCGTCATGGGCGAGGTCATCGACTGCAGTTACAGCGACCTCCTCGCCCGCCAGAGCGAGCACGCCCACGAGGAATCCCCCGACTCGCCGTACACTTGGTGA
- a CDS encoding amidohydrolase — MRVDLHTHILPERWPDWTRRSGYPGWIALDHCGPGCARMCRSNADGTTTFFREIGANCWDPSVRLGEMDATGVLMQVLSTVPVMFSYWAAASDALDLARLLNDHIAEIVRAHPARFAGLGTVPMQDPGMACRELERCVGELGMRGVQIGTNVNGLNLDEPGVFEVLACAERLGAAVFVHPWDMLQHQMVRAPGGVSAGDGARAVDRMARYWMPWLVGMPCETTIAMMSVMFGGVLDRLPRLKIAFAHGGGSFPGTLGRIAHGFACRRDLFPEGARDPREYLASDGRVARVYVDSLVHDAEALRLLLKQFGAPRVALGSDYPFPLGEEKAGELVWSMRGELGEDVVERLLRGTARELLGILDSRTSEG; from the coding sequence GTGCGAGTTGATTTGCACACGCACATCCTGCCGGAGCGATGGCCGGACTGGACTCGAAGGTCCGGATATCCGGGGTGGATCGCGCTGGATCACTGCGGGCCCGGGTGTGCGCGGATGTGCCGATCGAACGCGGACGGGACGACGACGTTCTTCCGGGAGATCGGGGCGAACTGCTGGGATCCGTCGGTTCGGCTTGGCGAGATGGACGCGACGGGCGTGTTGATGCAGGTGCTGTCGACGGTGCCGGTGATGTTCTCGTATTGGGCGGCGGCGAGCGACGCATTGGATCTGGCGCGGCTTCTCAACGACCACATCGCGGAGATCGTGCGGGCGCATCCGGCTCGGTTCGCGGGGCTGGGGACGGTGCCGATGCAGGATCCGGGGATGGCGTGCCGAGAGTTGGAGCGTTGCGTGGGTGAGTTGGGGATGAGGGGCGTCCAGATCGGGACGAATGTCAACGGTCTGAACCTCGATGAGCCTGGCGTGTTCGAGGTGCTGGCGTGTGCCGAGCGATTGGGGGCGGCGGTGTTCGTGCACCCGTGGGACATGTTGCAGCACCAGATGGTGCGAGCACCGGGTGGGGTGTCGGCTGGCGATGGTGCGAGGGCTGTGGATCGGATGGCTCGGTATTGGATGCCGTGGTTGGTGGGCATGCCTTGTGAGACGACGATCGCGATGATGTCGGTGATGTTTGGCGGGGTGCTGGATCGGTTGCCGCGGCTGAAGATCGCGTTCGCGCATGGGGGCGGGAGTTTTCCGGGGACGCTGGGGCGAATCGCGCACGGGTTTGCGTGCCGAAGGGATTTGTTTCCGGAAGGGGCGCGAGATCCGCGGGAGTATCTGGCGAGTGATGGGCGAGTGGCGCGGGTGTATGTAGACTCGCTCGTGCATGACGCGGAAGCGCTTCGGCTTCTGTTGAAGCAGTTCGGGGCGCCGCGGGTGGCGCTGGGGAGCGACTATCCCTTCCCATTGGGCGAGGAGAAGGCGGGGGAGTTGGTGTGGTCGATGCGGGGGGAACTGGGAGAGGATGTTGTGGAACGGTTGTTGCGAGGGACGGCGAGGGAGTTGTTGGGGATTCTGGACAGCAGAACATCTGAAGGATGA
- the kynU gene encoding kynureninase: MTTSPYEFDRELNAAVAMDLADPMREFRGEFALPSAGEIARTVGAALPASEASRAAIYLVGNSLGAQPKSARVAVEQELDDWARLGVEGHLHGKHPWYPYHEFVREGLSMIAGASAREVVAMNSLTTNLHLLMVSFYRPTRERYKIVFEDSAFPSDSYAIQSQLEFHARHAGFDTKAGSVRLKPRAGEATLRTEDILDRIDREKDSIAMVMLGGVNYLTGQRFDMETITRFAREREIVVGWDLAHAAGNVPLRLHDWGADFAAWCSYKYLNSGPGAVAGAFVHERHLADQSLVRFAGWWGNDPTTRFAMTPDFVPVQSADAWQLSNPPILALAPLRASLEIFKRAGVDRRWAKAQKLTAFLRYLVGEIEGRPLEVTTPEDPEQRGSQLSLRLKHAGGGAGRALHQELLARGVVCDFREPDVLRAAPVPLYTTYEDVWRFVDHLREILTRK; the protein is encoded by the coding sequence ATGACGACGAGTCCGTATGAGTTTGATCGGGAGTTGAACGCCGCGGTGGCGATGGACCTGGCGGATCCGATGCGCGAGTTCCGTGGTGAGTTTGCGCTGCCGAGTGCTGGGGAGATCGCGAGGACAGTGGGGGCGGCGTTGCCCGCGAGCGAGGCGTCGAGGGCGGCGATCTATCTGGTGGGGAACTCGCTGGGGGCGCAGCCGAAGTCGGCGCGGGTGGCGGTGGAGCAGGAACTGGACGACTGGGCGCGGCTGGGCGTGGAGGGGCACCTGCACGGGAAGCATCCGTGGTATCCGTATCACGAGTTTGTGCGCGAGGGGCTGTCGATGATCGCCGGGGCGTCGGCGCGCGAGGTTGTGGCGATGAACTCGCTGACGACGAACCTGCACCTGCTCATGGTGAGTTTCTATCGCCCGACGCGCGAGCGGTACAAGATCGTCTTTGAGGACTCGGCGTTTCCGAGCGATTCGTACGCGATCCAGAGCCAGTTGGAGTTTCACGCGCGGCACGCGGGGTTTGACACGAAGGCCGGGAGCGTGCGATTGAAGCCTCGCGCTGGGGAGGCGACGCTGCGGACGGAAGACATCCTTGATCGGATTGATCGCGAGAAGGACTCGATCGCGATGGTGATGCTTGGGGGCGTGAACTATCTGACCGGGCAGCGGTTCGACATGGAGACGATCACGCGGTTTGCGCGGGAGCGGGAGATCGTCGTGGGGTGGGACCTAGCGCATGCGGCGGGGAACGTGCCGCTGCGGCTGCACGACTGGGGGGCGGACTTTGCGGCGTGGTGCAGTTACAAGTACCTCAACTCCGGGCCTGGCGCGGTGGCCGGGGCGTTCGTGCATGAGCGGCATCTGGCGGACCAGAGCCTTGTGCGGTTTGCGGGATGGTGGGGGAACGATCCGACAACGCGGTTTGCGATGACGCCGGACTTTGTGCCGGTGCAATCGGCGGACGCGTGGCAGTTGTCGAATCCGCCGATTCTCGCGTTGGCGCCGCTTCGGGCGTCGCTGGAGATTTTCAAAAGGGCGGGGGTGGATCGACGCTGGGCGAAGGCGCAGAAGTTGACGGCGTTTTTGCGTTATCTCGTGGGTGAGATCGAGGGGCGGCCTTTGGAGGTCACGACGCCTGAGGATCCGGAGCAGCGCGGGTCGCAGTTGTCGCTGCGGCTGAAGCACGCGGGGGGCGGGGCGGGGAGGGCGCTGCACCAGGAGTTGCTGGCGCGGGGCGTGGTGTGCGATTTCCGCGAGCCGGACGTGCTCCGTGCCGCACCCGTGCCGTTGTATACGACGTATGAGGATGTGTGGCGGTTCGTGGACCACCTTCGCGAGATTCTGACGCGGAAGTAG
- a CDS encoding undecaprenyl/decaprenyl-phosphate alpha-N-acetylglucosaminyl 1-phosphate transferase has translation MILNVLALGVLAFLIALPATVVVRGVARRWSAFDSAGVEGQVKAPRRKVPNVGGIGIFVAIALPMVLFLSLARLHGHAEMLDPSDPSLVPVDVQEHLPGVLSRWREAVVLLGGAFLVHGLGLIDDRRPLGPFVKLAVMAIPALAVPMFGGTRLLTLMDAHVGGAWLSVGLTAVWIVVVMNAFNFMDNMDGLCGGVALVASCSLLVTAVRFEQWFVAGTLALVAGGTLGFLVFNFPWRPRGHDGQTRGASIFLGDGGSLLLGFVLAVLSVRLTYIRVGDAAPGWHAPLTPLVVLAVPLYDFASVVLIRLVQGKSPFVGDLQHLSHRIERRGLSRRATVTVIVLFAAAFGLGGTVLATSTPRDAMVIGAQSAAILGALALFEWSETRQKRRGA, from the coding sequence ATGATTCTGAATGTCCTTGCTCTTGGTGTGCTCGCGTTTCTGATCGCTCTGCCGGCGACGGTGGTGGTGCGCGGGGTGGCGCGGCGGTGGAGCGCGTTCGATTCGGCGGGAGTTGAAGGGCAGGTGAAGGCGCCGCGGAGGAAGGTGCCGAATGTTGGCGGTATCGGGATCTTTGTGGCGATCGCGTTGCCGATGGTCCTTTTCCTGTCGCTTGCCCGACTGCACGGACACGCGGAGATGCTGGATCCGAGCGATCCGTCGCTCGTTCCTGTCGATGTCCAGGAGCATCTGCCTGGGGTGCTCTCGAGGTGGCGCGAGGCCGTGGTGCTGTTGGGCGGGGCGTTTCTTGTCCACGGGCTTGGGTTGATTGATGATCGGCGGCCATTGGGGCCGTTTGTGAAACTGGCGGTGATGGCGATTCCGGCGTTGGCGGTGCCGATGTTCGGTGGGACGCGGCTGCTCACGCTGATGGATGCGCACGTGGGCGGGGCGTGGTTGTCGGTGGGGTTGACGGCGGTGTGGATCGTTGTGGTGATGAACGCGTTCAACTTCATGGACAACATGGATGGGCTGTGCGGCGGGGTGGCGCTGGTTGCGTCGTGCTCGTTGCTGGTCACCGCGGTGCGATTTGAGCAGTGGTTTGTGGCGGGGACGCTGGCGCTGGTGGCGGGGGGGACGCTGGGGTTTCTGGTCTTCAACTTTCCGTGGAGGCCGAGAGGACACGATGGGCAGACGCGGGGCGCGTCGATCTTTCTTGGTGATGGCGGGTCGCTCTTGCTTGGGTTTGTGCTGGCGGTGTTGAGTGTGCGGCTGACGTATATCCGAGTTGGAGACGCGGCTCCCGGGTGGCACGCGCCATTGACGCCGCTGGTGGTGCTGGCGGTGCCGTTGTATGACTTTGCGAGCGTGGTGCTGATCCGGTTGGTGCAGGGGAAGTCGCCGTTTGTGGGAGATTTGCAGCACTTGTCGCATCGGATCGAGCGGCGTGGGCTTTCGCGGCGGGCGACGGTGACGGTGATCGTGCTGTTCGCGGCGGCGTTTGGGCTTGGGGGGACGGTGCTGGCAACGAGCACGCCTCGCGACGCGATGGTGATCGGGGCGCAGAGCGCGGCGATTCTGGGGGCGTTAGCGCTCTTTGAGTGGTCGGAGACCCGGCAGAAACGGCGCGGGGCATGA